One Rhodovulum sp. P5 DNA window includes the following coding sequences:
- a CDS encoding sigma-54-dependent Fis family transcriptional regulator, translated as MDQAGSLLGNTDNILLLCDRSGVVLDAVGDEATLARGRENHLHLGGHWTEDAIGTNAIGTAIALERPVEVRGAEHFCEEIQRWNCAATPITDPGTGLLLGVMDISWPSALPQANAMALSAALALQVESELTRLLARERELLMEQLHLRRLRRGNEPMLIMDRSGADVFATENFLRFCEDDRAMSALRDRIPNLIDQTPDTIAEALADCLPGTDMEVIESEQNAIGVLISLRRTRLHGGESCPDLVKIGAAGVASSHLSSQAQRLAQTAIPLLIEGETGTGKTYLARAIHRASAHADGPFELIDCSRLTPDRLREDVATGGIGATDGVLCLNGPCEATPEVQKLLLNLVEDVSRAGMRIMALATRPLYKEMQKGAFRGDLYYRLAGAKLEIQPLRDRPDEIAPLLRELVLRHAAEGQGRELKFTSGAMAAMTSYAWPGNLLEMTNLIAALDALSPTGLIDERTLPPEFRQSPRGGGEETLRDKERLEILGAIEAENGNLTKAARRLGIARSTLYLKLDSYGVPRVRKP; from the coding sequence TTGGATCAGGCCGGGAGCCTTTTGGGCAACACCGACAACATCTTGCTGCTGTGTGACCGCTCTGGCGTGGTGCTGGATGCCGTCGGGGATGAGGCGACGCTTGCCCGCGGGCGCGAAAACCACCTGCATCTTGGCGGCCACTGGACGGAGGATGCCATCGGGACCAATGCGATCGGCACGGCCATCGCGCTGGAACGCCCGGTCGAGGTGCGCGGGGCCGAGCATTTCTGCGAGGAAATCCAGCGTTGGAACTGTGCCGCCACGCCGATCACCGATCCGGGCACGGGCCTGTTGCTTGGGGTGATGGATATCTCTTGGCCCAGTGCGCTGCCGCAGGCTAATGCGATGGCGCTGTCGGCGGCGCTGGCACTGCAGGTCGAGTCCGAATTGACGCGGCTTCTGGCCCGGGAGCGGGAACTGTTGATGGAGCAGTTGCATCTGCGCCGCCTGCGCCGCGGGAACGAGCCGATGCTGATCATGGACCGCAGCGGCGCCGATGTCTTCGCGACCGAGAACTTTCTGCGGTTCTGCGAAGATGACCGCGCCATGAGCGCCCTGAGAGACCGCATCCCGAACCTGATCGACCAGACCCCCGACACCATTGCCGAGGCGCTGGCCGATTGCCTGCCCGGCACCGACATGGAGGTCATCGAGTCGGAACAGAACGCCATCGGCGTTTTGATTTCCTTGCGCCGCACGCGCCTGCATGGGGGCGAGTCCTGTCCCGATCTGGTCAAGATCGGTGCGGCGGGGGTGGCCAGTTCGCATCTGAGTTCGCAGGCCCAGCGGCTGGCCCAGACCGCCATCCCGCTGTTGATCGAGGGCGAGACCGGCACCGGCAAGACCTATCTGGCGCGGGCCATTCACCGGGCAAGCGCCCATGCCGACGGGCCGTTCGAACTGATCGACTGTTCCCGCCTGACGCCCGACCGGCTGCGCGAGGATGTGGCCACGGGCGGGATCGGGGCGACTGATGGCGTGCTGTGCCTGAACGGCCCGTGCGAGGCGACGCCCGAGGTGCAGAAGCTGTTGCTGAACCTCGTCGAAGATGTCTCTCGCGCGGGCATGCGGATCATGGCGCTGGCCACGCGGCCGCTTTACAAGGAGATGCAGAAGGGCGCGTTTCGCGGCGACCTGTATTACCGGCTGGCCGGGGCCAAGCTGGAAATCCAGCCCCTGCGGGACCGGCCCGACGAGATCGCGCCGCTGCTGAGGGAACTTGTGCTGCGCCATGCGGCCGAGGGGCAGGGGCGGGAGTTGAAATTCACCTCTGGCGCGATGGCGGCGATGACGTCCTATGCCTGGCCGGGCAACCTGCTGGAGATGACCAACCTGATTGCCGCGCTGGACGCGCTGTCGCCCACGGGGCTGATCGACGAACGGACCCTGCCGCCCGAATTCCGCCAGAGCCCGCGTGGCGGCGGAGAAGAGACCCTGCGCGACAAGGAACGGCTTGAAATCCTTGGCGCGATCGAGGCCGAGAACGGCAATCTGACCAAGGCGGCGCGGCGGCTGGGCATCGCCCGGTCTACCCTTTACCTCAAGCTTGACAGCTATGGTGTGCCGCGGGTGCGAAAGCCCTGA
- a CDS encoding DUF934 domain-containing protein, whose protein sequence is MTAILTAEGLSTDDTGFAPLDSWDGQGGVDVPHSADAAAVLDRVQDAGVVRIVFPHFADGRGFTLARRLRQLGFAGRLRASGHVLPDQVRHAWRTGFDEVELADGAGDVHVRPVDGAGQGGYRERLGFR, encoded by the coding sequence ATGACAGCGATACTGACTGCGGAGGGTCTTTCGACCGATGACACGGGCTTCGCCCCGCTTGACAGCTGGGACGGGCAGGGCGGGGTGGACGTGCCACACAGCGCCGATGCCGCCGCTGTGCTGGACAGGGTACAGGATGCGGGCGTCGTGCGGATCGTCTTTCCCCATTTCGCGGATGGGCGCGGGTTCACGCTGGCCCGGCGCCTGCGGCAGTTGGGGTTTGCCGGGCGGTTGCGGGCCTCGGGCCATGTTCTGCCCGACCAGGTTCGCCACGCCTGGCGCACCGGGTTCGACGAGGTGGAGCTTGCCGATGGGGCAGGGGACGTCCATGTCCGACCCGTGGACGGTGCCGGGCAGGGCGGGTACCGGGAGCGGCTTGGTTTTCGCTAA
- a CDS encoding phosphoadenylyl-sulfate reductase, protein MQPDRRRLRALNAFYAGREATEIVAHAATGLFGGRSALVSSFGAESVVLLHMWAVADPEAPVLFVDTEMLFAETLAYQQEIAARLGLSNIVRITPDPADLAAEDPDGALHRADHDACCGLRKVRPLARALTGWDVLVSGRKRYQSDTRAGLDLFEQDGEGRLKVNPLADWSRDRTLSYMDDHALPRHPLVARGFHSLGCAPCTTPVGEGEDPRAGRWRGVDKVECGIHFIDGRVVRDPGRENAA, encoded by the coding sequence ATGCAGCCTGATCGCCGGCGCCTGCGCGCGCTCAACGCCTTTTACGCCGGGCGGGAGGCCACGGAAATCGTCGCCCATGCGGCCACGGGGCTGTTTGGCGGACGCTCTGCCCTTGTGTCCAGCTTCGGGGCGGAGTCCGTTGTCTTGTTGCACATGTGGGCGGTGGCCGACCCCGAGGCGCCGGTGCTGTTCGTCGATACCGAGATGCTGTTTGCCGAAACGCTGGCCTATCAGCAGGAGATCGCCGCCCGGCTGGGCCTGTCCAACATCGTGCGCATCACGCCCGACCCGGCAGACCTGGCCGCCGAAGACCCGGACGGCGCGCTGCACCGGGCGGACCATGACGCCTGTTGCGGTCTGCGCAAGGTCCGGCCGCTGGCCCGGGCGCTGACCGGGTGGGATGTGCTGGTTTCGGGGCGCAAGCGCTACCAATCAGACACTCGTGCGGGTCTGGATCTGTTCGAGCAGGACGGAGAGGGGCGGCTGAAGGTCAATCCGCTGGCCGACTGGTCGCGGGACCGCACGCTGAGCTACATGGACGATCACGCGCTGCCGCGCCATCCGCTTGTGGCGCGCGGGTTCCACTCGCTTGGCTGCGCGCCCTGCACCACGCCGGTGGGAGAGGGGGAGGACCCACGTGCCGGACGCTGGCGGGGGGTCGACAAGGTCGAATGCGGAATCCACTTTATCGACGGGCGGGTCGTGCGCGACCCCGGCAGGGAGAATGCGGCATGA
- a CDS encoding nitrite/sulfite reductase has product MYSYSDFDAAFVRARVGEFRDQVARRLDGRLSEEEFKPLRLMNGLYLQLHAYMLRVAIPYGTLNARQMRQLAYIADRWDKGYGHFTTRQNVQFNWPRLMDVPDMLDALADVGMHAIQTSGNCIRNVTADHFAGAAADEIADPRPVAELLRQWSTDHPEFQFLPRKFKIAVTGSPNDRAVTRAHDIGLRMVLRDGQPGFEVVVGGGLGRTPMIGKVLAEYVPEDDLLPYLEAILAVYNQHGRRDNKYKARIKILVHEEGLDSLRDRVAAEFLHRKAQFAGVPPAIAGRIADGFRPPAFRPGPVPEVRDPVLRAFIDSNVTAHRRDDHAIVTVSLKGIGATPGDATAEQMRVLAGLAETYSHDELRISHEQNIILPHVRRADLAAVHGALHKAGLATANAGLISDIIACPGMDYCALATARSIPVAQAIGQAFADLDAQRNIGPLKIKISGCINACGHHHVGHIGILGLEKAGVESYQITLGGDGTENAAIGERLGPGFAHDEIVPAVERLIGAYLDLRLGADETFLMTCRRLGAAPFRAAVYGEGRRNAA; this is encoded by the coding sequence ATGTACAGCTATTCCGATTTCGACGCGGCCTTCGTGCGGGCGCGCGTGGGCGAATTCCGCGATCAGGTGGCGCGCCGTCTGGACGGCCGCCTGAGCGAGGAGGAGTTCAAGCCCCTGCGCCTGATGAACGGGCTTTACCTGCAACTGCATGCCTACATGCTGCGGGTGGCGATCCCCTATGGCACGCTGAACGCGCGCCAGATGCGGCAACTGGCCTATATCGCCGATCGGTGGGACAAGGGCTATGGCCATTTCACCACCCGCCAGAACGTCCAGTTCAACTGGCCCCGGCTGATGGATGTGCCGGATATGCTGGACGCGCTGGCCGATGTGGGGATGCACGCGATCCAGACCAGCGGGAACTGCATCCGCAACGTCACCGCCGACCATTTCGCCGGGGCCGCGGCGGATGAGATAGCCGATCCGCGCCCGGTGGCAGAGCTTTTGCGGCAATGGTCGACCGATCACCCCGAATTTCAGTTCCTGCCGCGGAAGTTCAAGATCGCCGTGACCGGCAGCCCCAATGACCGCGCCGTGACAAGGGCCCATGATATCGGCCTGCGGATGGTGCTGCGCGACGGCCAACCGGGGTTCGAGGTCGTCGTCGGCGGCGGGCTGGGCCGGACCCCGATGATCGGCAAGGTGCTGGCAGAATATGTGCCCGAGGACGATCTGCTGCCCTATCTCGAAGCGATCCTTGCGGTCTATAACCAGCATGGCCGGCGGGACAACAAGTACAAGGCGCGCATCAAGATCCTTGTCCACGAAGAGGGGCTTGACAGTTTGCGCGACCGCGTCGCGGCCGAGTTCCTGCATCGCAAGGCGCAGTTTGCCGGTGTCCCGCCCGCGATTGCCGGGCGCATCGCCGATGGGTTTCGCCCGCCTGCCTTCCGCCCCGGCCCGGTGCCGGAGGTGCGCGACCCGGTGCTGCGGGCCTTCATCGACAGCAATGTCACCGCGCATCGGCGGGACGATCACGCCATCGTCACGGTCAGTCTGAAGGGCATTGGCGCGACGCCGGGCGATGCAACCGCGGAGCAGATGCGGGTGCTGGCCGGTCTGGCAGAGACCTACAGCCATGACGAGTTGCGCATCAGCCATGAGCAGAACATCATCCTGCCCCATGTTCGGCGCGCGGATCTGGCCGCGGTGCATGGGGCCCTGCACAAGGCCGGGCTTGCCACCGCCAATGCGGGTTTGATTTCCGACATCATCGCCTGCCCGGGGATGGATTACTGCGCGCTGGCCACCGCCCGGTCGATCCCGGTGGCCCAGGCGATCGGGCAAGCCTTTGCCGATCTGGACGCGCAACGGAATATCGGGCCGCTGAAGATCAAGATCTCGGGCTGCATCAATGCCTGCGGGCATCACCATGTCGGCCATATCGGGATTCTCGGGCTCGAAAAGGCGGGGGTTGAAAGCTATCAGATCACCCTTGGCGGTGACGGCACCGAAAATGCCGCCATCGGCGAACGGCTTGGCCCCGGTTTTGCCCATGACGAGATCGTCCCGGCGGTGGAGCGTCTGATCGGCGCCTATCTCGACCTGCGCCTGGGCGCGGACGAGACGTTCCTGATGACCTGCCGCAGGCTTGGCGCCGCGCCGTTCCGCGCCGCCGTCTATGGGGAGGGGCGCCGCAATGCAGCCTGA
- a CDS encoding DUF2849 domain-containing protein, producing the protein MAKPTRPEIVTANDLLMGDAVYLTENGGWSRWHGDAHVARDAAEARQMLRQAEAQAAKVVGPYLAGAELDADGRPVPVHFREAFRSRGPSNYPHGKQEDGAARA; encoded by the coding sequence ATGGCGAAACCGACCCGGCCCGAGATCGTGACGGCGAATGACCTGTTGATGGGCGACGCGGTCTACCTGACCGAGAATGGCGGGTGGTCGCGGTGGCATGGCGATGCCCATGTCGCCCGGGACGCGGCCGAGGCGCGGCAGATGCTGCGACAGGCAGAGGCGCAGGCGGCAAAGGTCGTCGGCCCCTATCTGGCCGGGGCGGAGCTGGATGCAGACGGCCGCCCCGTGCCCGTTCATTTCCGCGAGGCGTTCCGCAGCCGCGGCCCGTCCAACTATCCCCACGGCAAACAGGAAGACGGCGCAGCACGCGCCTGA
- the cysG gene encoding siroheme synthase CysG — protein MRHFPIYLDLAGRTVVVSGAGECAVAKLRLLLKTQADILVCGTAPDPTVVGWAAAGRLRLLPRRVEERDLPGAALLYAANAEAAEDARAAEMGHRAGVLTNIVDNLADSQFITPAIVDRDPVTIAIGTEGAAPVLARDIKRRIEEMLPASLGRLARVAQGFRPAVDHLPAGAVRRRFWGRFFFGAGPRALAEGGETGAQRLLQDLLAQAGGETPQGHVALIGAGPGDPELLTLKARRLLHEADVVIHDRLVGPGILELARREAEFIDVGKTGFGPSWRQDDINALIVERAGQGLKVARLKGGDPAVFGRVEEEIDACAAAGIGWEVVPGITAASAASAALGRSLTRRGRNKDVRLLTGHDMAGFAEQDWRSLARPGAVAGIYMGKRAAAFLRGRLMMHGAAEDTPVTVIENASRPDQRLIATRLIELPDALAGVEGPAVLMLGLAPRDAAALAAPVQKMKEVL, from the coding sequence ATGCGCCACTTTCCGATCTATCTGGATCTCGCCGGCCGGACGGTTGTCGTCTCTGGCGCGGGGGAATGCGCGGTCGCGAAGCTGCGCCTGCTGTTGAAGACGCAGGCCGATATCCTTGTCTGCGGAACGGCCCCGGACCCGACTGTCGTGGGTTGGGCAGCGGCGGGGCGCCTGCGCCTGTTGCCGAGGAGGGTCGAGGAGCGCGACCTGCCGGGCGCCGCTCTGCTTTATGCGGCGAATGCCGAGGCGGCAGAGGATGCCCGTGCCGCCGAAATGGGCCATCGCGCCGGTGTTCTGACCAATATCGTCGACAACCTTGCCGACAGCCAGTTCATCACCCCCGCCATTGTCGATCGTGACCCCGTGACCATCGCCATCGGGACCGAGGGGGCCGCCCCGGTTCTGGCCCGGGACATCAAGCGGCGGATCGAGGAAATGTTGCCGGCGTCCCTTGGGCGTCTGGCCCGGGTCGCGCAGGGGTTCCGCCCGGCGGTGGATCACCTGCCTGCCGGTGCGGTGCGCCGCCGGTTCTGGGGACGGTTCTTCTTCGGGGCCGGTCCCCGCGCGCTGGCCGAAGGCGGAGAGACCGGGGCGCAGCGCCTGTTGCAGGATCTGCTCGCGCAGGCGGGGGGCGAGACCCCGCAAGGCCATGTCGCCCTGATCGGTGCGGGGCCGGGCGACCCAGAGCTGTTGACGCTGAAGGCGCGGCGCCTGCTGCACGAGGCCGATGTGGTGATCCATGACCGGCTTGTGGGCCCCGGAATCCTGGAGCTTGCGCGGCGGGAGGCGGAGTTCATCGACGTCGGAAAGACCGGTTTCGGCCCGTCCTGGCGGCAGGACGACATCAACGCCCTGATCGTCGAGAGGGCCGGGCAGGGGCTGAAGGTCGCCCGGCTGAAAGGGGGCGATCCGGCGGTCTTCGGACGGGTGGAAGAAGAAATCGACGCCTGCGCGGCGGCGGGCATCGGGTGGGAGGTGGTGCCCGGCATCACCGCGGCCTCGGCCGCGTCGGCCGCGCTTGGCCGGTCGTTGACGCGGCGGGGGCGCAACAAGGATGTGCGCCTGCTGACCGGCCATGACATGGCCGGCTTTGCCGAACAGGACTGGCGCAGCCTGGCCCGGCCCGGTGCGGTGGCCGGCATCTATATGGGCAAGCGCGCGGCGGCCTTTCTGCGCGGGCGCCTGATGATGCATGGCGCGGCGGAGGACACCCCGGTGACGGTGATCGAAAACGCCTCTCGCCCCGACCAGCGGTTGATTGCAACGCGGCTGATCGAGTTGCCCGACGCGCTGGCGGGGGTCGAGGGGCCGGCGGTCTTGATGCTGGGGCTTGCCCCGCGGGATGCCGCCGCGCTAGCGGCCCCGGTTCAGAAGATGAAGGAGGTCCTGTGA
- a CDS encoding type II toxin-antitoxin system VapC family toxin, producing MTALLLDTNAFAMVLTDDPRLPGTARDRIGASMRAAVSVMSFYEIGQKVRLGKWPEMAPHALGLVDRALADGFDLIPLSPAAALEAALLDWDHRDPFDRMIAVVARQEGLALVSADAAFDVLGLARVWG from the coding sequence TTGACGGCGCTGCTGCTTGACACCAACGCCTTTGCCATGGTCCTGACCGACGATCCCCGCCTGCCGGGGACGGCCCGCGACCGCATCGGGGCAAGCATGCGGGCGGCGGTCAGCGTCATGTCTTTCTACGAAATCGGCCAGAAGGTGCGGCTGGGCAAATGGCCCGAAATGGCGCCCCATGCATTGGGGCTTGTGGATCGTGCGCTTGCCGACGGGTTCGACCTGATCCCGCTGTCGCCCGCCGCGGCGCTGGAGGCTGCGCTGCTGGACTGGGATCACCGCGACCCGTTCGACCGGATGATCGCCGTTGTGGCGCGGCAGGAGGGGTTGGCGCTCGTCTCTGCCGACGCCGCGTTCGACGTGCTGGGGTTGGCGCGGGTTTGGGGCTGA
- a CDS encoding type II toxin-antitoxin system Phd/YefM family antitoxin yields the protein MQASVHEAKTNLSKLLEAVARGERVVITRHGRPAAELVPVRASAVRIGSLKGEVAPPPEAFLAPLSEDELRDWGAL from the coding sequence ATGCAGGCCTCCGTGCACGAAGCCAAGACCAACCTGTCGAAGCTGCTTGAAGCGGTGGCGCGGGGCGAGCGGGTGGTGATCACCCGGCATGGGCGCCCGGCGGCAGAGCTTGTGCCCGTGCGCGCGTCAGCCGTGCGGATCGGCAGCCTGAAGGGAGAGGTCGCCCCGCCGCCCGAGGCCTTCCTCGCGCCGCTGTCAGAGGATGAGTTGCGCGACTGGGGCGCGCTTTGA
- a CDS encoding pirin family protein: MTFRPVAATSTARPTLEGAGVHLQRVFGFDDPSLTDPFLMMDDFRNDDPSLYSKGFPWHPHRGIETITYVLDGTVEHADSLGNRGVLGPGGVQWMTAGSGIVHQEMPSGNAKGQMHGFQLWANLPAALKMTNPRYQDITANDIPVEGDDDGTVVKVIIGSFWGKTGPVDGIAANPMLLDISVPAGRRKVLPVDTRANALAYVFAGSGTFRDASDPVGIMVEKEYRGAELKLRDLTGNRTLVRFGAGDEITVQAGDEGIRFLLMTGRPIKEPVAWHGPIVMNTRAELKKAFEELNNGTFIKQA; this comes from the coding sequence ATGACGTTCAGACCGGTCGCCGCCACCAGCACGGCCCGGCCCACGCTGGAAGGTGCGGGTGTTCATCTGCAACGGGTGTTCGGGTTCGACGATCCGTCGCTGACCGACCCGTTCCTGATGATGGACGATTTCCGGAACGACGATCCCAGCCTTTATTCCAAGGGCTTCCCCTGGCATCCCCATCGCGGGATCGAGACCATCACCTATGTGCTCGACGGAACTGTGGAACACGCGGATTCGCTGGGTAATCGCGGTGTGCTGGGCCCCGGCGGGGTTCAGTGGATGACCGCCGGGTCGGGGATCGTGCATCAGGAAATGCCGTCCGGGAATGCCAAGGGGCAGATGCACGGGTTCCAGCTTTGGGCGAACCTGCCCGCCGCGCTCAAGATGACGAACCCGCGCTATCAGGACATCACCGCCAACGACATTCCGGTCGAGGGCGACGATGACGGCACGGTGGTCAAGGTGATCATCGGGTCGTTCTGGGGCAAGACCGGCCCGGTGGACGGGATCGCCGCCAATCCGATGCTGCTTGATATTTCGGTGCCCGCCGGGCGGCGCAAGGTTCTGCCGGTGGACACGCGGGCCAATGCGCTGGCCTATGTCTTCGCGGGGTCGGGCACCTTCCGCGATGCAAGCGATCCGGTGGGCATCATGGTCGAGAAGGAGTATCGCGGGGCCGAACTGAAACTCCGCGACCTGACCGGGAACCGCACGCTGGTCCGGTTTGGCGCGGGCGATGAAATCACGGTTCAGGCCGGGGATGAGGGGATCCGGTTTCTGCTGATGACCGGCCGGCCGATCAAGGAACCCGTGGCCTGGCATGGCCCCATCGTGATGAACACGCGCGCCGAACTGAAGAAGGCGTTCGAGGAGCTTAACAACGGCACGTTCATCAAGCAGGCCTGA
- a CDS encoding aminotransferase gives MALVVETAPEPVNLKGAAARPAPQADARHVLHPWADLSSLGDQHALVISSAKGVRVKDSDGKTYLDAIGGMWCMTLGYGREELAEAMADQARQMAYYTPFGDVSSEPAARLAERLATLAPGDLNRVHFTTCGSTAVESAIRIAHYHFAALGQPEKRHVLSRINAYHGGTYLTQSLSGKSADRTLFQYESDFVHHLSSPGYDPDRSPLSAPEKLGALLDEMEAEIARIGAENIACFIAEPILASGGVLTPPEGYQKATFDLCRKHGILYISDEVVTGFGRLGHFFASDVRFGIQPDMLITAKGLTSGYQPLGAVLISDRIAASMAESAPADKPVFSNGFTYSGHPVACAVALANIEIMEQEDICGHVRDVGPYFIDRLRALRGSDIVYTVRGDHLMACVECWTGAEPGPNAANMALAARVDAYCQEAGLLVRPYENLCILSPPLIIDRADIDRIVSILGDALSRAEADLKAGKV, from the coding sequence ATGGCGTTAGTGGTTGAAACAGCCCCTGAACCCGTCAACCTGAAGGGTGCGGCGGCGCGCCCGGCCCCGCAGGCGGATGCGCGCCATGTCCTGCATCCATGGGCCGATCTCAGCAGTCTGGGGGACCAGCACGCACTGGTGATCAGTTCGGCCAAGGGTGTGCGGGTCAAAGACAGCGACGGCAAAACTTACCTTGATGCCATTGGCGGCATGTGGTGCATGACACTGGGCTACGGGCGCGAGGAACTGGCCGAGGCGATGGCCGACCAGGCCCGGCAGATGGCCTATTACACGCCCTTCGGGGATGTCTCCAGCGAACCGGCGGCACGGCTGGCCGAACGTCTTGCCACGCTTGCGCCGGGCGATCTGAACCGGGTGCATTTCACCACCTGCGGGTCCACGGCGGTGGAGTCGGCCATCCGGATTGCCCATTATCATTTCGCGGCCCTCGGGCAGCCTGAAAAACGGCATGTGCTGTCCCGCATCAATGCCTATCACGGCGGCACCTATCTGACGCAGTCGCTGTCCGGCAAATCGGCCGACCGGACGCTGTTTCAGTATGAAAGCGATTTCGTTCACCACCTGTCGAGCCCGGGCTACGACCCGGACCGGTCGCCCCTGTCCGCGCCCGAAAAGCTGGGTGCGTTGCTCGACGAGATGGAGGCCGAGATCGCCCGGATCGGGGCCGAGAACATCGCCTGTTTCATCGCCGAACCGATCCTTGCCTCGGGGGGCGTGCTGACCCCGCCCGAAGGTTATCAGAAGGCGACCTTCGATCTCTGCCGCAAGCATGGCATTCTGTATATTTCCGACGAGGTCGTGACGGGCTTTGGCCGGCTTGGCCATTTCTTCGCGTCGGACGTGCGCTTCGGGATTCAACCCGACATGCTGATCACCGCCAAGGGGCTGACCTCGGGCTATCAGCCGCTTGGCGCGGTGCTGATTTCCGACCGGATCGCGGCGTCGATGGCCGAGTCTGCGCCCGCCGACAAACCGGTCTTTTCCAACGGGTTCACCTATTCGGGCCATCCCGTCGCCTGTGCCGTGGCACTGGCCAATATCGAGATCATGGAACAGGAGGACATCTGTGGCCATGTGCGCGATGTCGGCCCCTATTTCATCGACCGTCTGCGCGCCTTGCGCGGCTCCGACATCGTCTACACCGTGCGCGGCGATCACCTGATGGCCTGTGTCGAATGCTGGACGGGCGCAGAGCCGGGGCCGAATGCCGCCAACATGGCGCTGGCCGCGCGCGTCGATGCCTATTGCCAGGAGGCGGGGCTCTTGGTCCGGCCCTATGAAAACCTGTGCATCCTGTCGCCGCCGCTGATCATCGACCGGGCGGATATCGATCGCATCGTCAGCATTCTCGGCGATGCGCTGAGCCGGGCCGAAGCCGACCTGAAGGCCGGAAAGGTCTAG
- the nadC gene encoding carboxylating nicotinate-nucleotide diphosphorylase, which yields MIPPLPDLVLEPLVRAALLEDLGRQGDVTSRAVIPAAATCAVHLRARTPGRVSGLRIAALAFRLIDPGLKIGITGADGADCAAGETLMTISGDTAAILAAERVALNFAGRLSGIATMTAGFVAETKGTQTRITCSRKTTPGLRTVEKQAVLHGGGANHRFDLSDAILIKDNHIAAGGGLERVLPAARAAASHMMKIEVEVDTLDQLDTVLRLGGADVVLLDNMSTEQLAEAVKRVNGRMVTEASGNMRLARIAEVAATGVDYISAGALTHSAPVLDLGLDIDG from the coding sequence ATGATCCCGCCCCTGCCCGATCTGGTTCTGGAACCCCTTGTGCGCGCCGCGCTGCTGGAAGATCTCGGCCGGCAGGGCGATGTGACCAGCCGCGCCGTCATTCCCGCCGCGGCCACCTGTGCGGTGCATCTGCGTGCCCGCACGCCCGGCCGCGTGTCGGGCTTGCGCATCGCGGCGCTGGCCTTTCGCCTGATCGATCCCGGCCTGAAGATCGGGATAACGGGGGCCGACGGGGCGGATTGCGCCGCGGGCGAGACATTGATGACCATTTCCGGCGATACCGCGGCGATCCTAGCGGCAGAGCGGGTGGCGCTGAACTTTGCCGGGCGGCTTTCGGGCATTGCCACGATGACGGCGGGTTTCGTGGCCGAGACCAAGGGCACGCAAACGCGTATCACCTGTTCGCGCAAGACCACGCCGGGCCTGCGAACGGTCGAAAAGCAGGCGGTGCTGCATGGCGGGGGCGCGAACCACCGGTTCGATCTGTCCGACGCGATCCTGATCAAGGACAACCACATCGCCGCGGGCGGCGGTCTGGAGCGCGTGCTGCCCGCCGCCCGCGCCGCGGCGTCCCACATGATGAAGATCGAGGTGGAGGTCGATACGCTCGACCAACTGGACACCGTCTTGCGGCTGGGCGGGGCCGATGTGGTGTTGCTGGACAACATGTCGACGGAACAGTTGGCCGAGGCGGTGAAGCGCGTGAACGGGCGGATGGTCACCGAAGCTTCCGGCAACATGCGGCTGGCGCGGATCGCCGAAGTCGCCGCGACGGGGGTGGATTATATCTCGGCCGGCGCGCTGACCCATTCGGCCCCGGTGCTGGATCTCGGCCTCGACATCGACGGCTGA